A stretch of DNA from Cellulomonas xiejunii:
GCACCTGCGCGTCGCGTGGGAGGGTGCGGACGAGGGAGCCGACGTCGTCGAGGGGCACCAGGTACTTGCGGTCGACGCGCGTCAGCAGCTCCGCGCGTTCGACCAGCTCCTCGAGGCCCACGGGGACGAGCCGGGCGACGGGGTCCTCGAGCAGGTCGCTCCCTGCCGTCACGAGGCGGCTCCCGTCGTCGAGGCCCGGGCGGTCTCGCGCGGGGTCTGCACGTGCCCGCGCCGACGTGCGGGCGGCACCGTCTCGTAGCGGACGTCGACCCACGTGGTGTCGTTGACGAGGTCCACGCGCTGCACGGCCACGTGGTGGACGCGCGCGCCCAGCATGCCCTCGAGACGGGCCACCAGCGCGACGCGGTCCAGCACGGCGCCGTCGAGCACGAGCTCCTGGCGCTGGTGGCGCCGCATGACGCGGGGATGGTCGGCGACGAGCACCGCGACCAGCAGGAGGGCCATGAAGGCGAGCGAGTGCCACAGCACCGGTCCCGGCAGCGCTCCCAGGATGCCGAGCGCGAGCGCGGCGAAGTAGTAGGCGACCTCGCGCTGGTCGATCTCCGTCGAGCGCAGCCGGATGATCGACAGGACGCCGAACAGCCCGAGGCCGAGACCCGCGCCGATCGTCGCGGAACCCAGCGTCGAGGCGACGGCGAGCACGCCGACGTTCACGCCGAGGAACGCGACGACGAGGTCCCGGCGGCGGTGCCGGCGGAAGTAGGTCCACGTCAGCAGGGCGATGCCGGCGACGTCCGCGCCGATGAGCACGAGCTGGTCCATGTGCGGTGATCCCCCTGGTGACTCCTGCGCGGTCGTGTCACCCCGGTGAACGCCGGGTGAACGCCCGGGGCAGGGCAGGACCATGGGGTCGTCGGCGCGCCGACGTCAATCGGGCTAAACGTTTGCCATGACGATGTGACGATAAGCCGTGACCGCCCTCGTGAGACGTCCTGGACGGACGTCTCACGAGGGGTCGACGAAGCCCTCGGGGAGGTCCCGGGCGTGCAGCACGTGCAGGGCGTGCGTCGGTCGGGTCATCGCGACGTAGAGGTCGCCGGCGGAGGCCGCCAGCACCTGCGCCGGCTCGACGAGCACCACGACGTCGAACTCGAGGCCCTTCGACTGCGCGGGCGTGAGGACGACGAGGGGGGCCTGCAGGTCGACCACGTCACCCACCGGGACGGCGCGTCCCGCGGCTGCCAGGGCGGCTCGGACCTGGGCAGCCTGGTCCGCGGTCGCCACGACCGCGACACGTCCCGCGCCCGCGGCGTCCGCGACCTCGACCGCCAACCTGTCGGCGGCCCTGGCCGCGGCCGTGGCGAGCTGCTCCGCGTCGGTCACGCGCTCGAAGGTCAGGGCGTCGGGGACGTCCCGCGCCGACGTCTGCGGGCTCACGGGGAGCCCGGCGGCCAGGGCGACGCGTCGGGCAGCGGCCGCGACGACCGCAGGGGTCCGGTAGTTCACCGTCAGCTCGGCCATCCGCCACGAACCGCGCAGCAGCGGGTCGAGCATGGCCGCCCAGTCGTGGGTGCCGCCCGGCGCGGACGTCTGCGCCACGTCTCCCACGATCGTCAGGGACCGGGTGGGCACCCGTCGCAGTAGCGCGCGCCACGCCATCGAGGACAGCTCCTGCGCCTCGTCCACGACCACGTGGCCGTAGGTCCACGTCCGGTCCGCCGCCGCGCGCTCCGCGGTGGTCAGCGACGGGCCGGTGCTCGCGAAACGACCGGCGAGCGCCTCGGCCGACACCAGGTCGCCGGCGCCCGTCGAGCGCAGCACCTGGCGGGCGTACTCGACCTCGGCGGCCTGGCGCTCCGCGTCCGCGCGGGCCTGTGCACGGGCCGCCTGGTCGTCCTCACCGAGCAGCTCCGCAGCCTCGTCGAGCAGCGGCACGTCCGCCGGCGTCCACGGTGCGTCGGCCGGCCGGGCCAGCGCGGCCCGCTCGTCCGCGGACAGCTGGGGTGCCGCGGCCTCCAGGCGGTGCGGCTTGGTCCACAGGTCCGTGAGGAGCCCCTGCGGCGTCAACGGCATCCACGCGAGGTTCAGGGCGATGCGGATCTCGCGGGTCGTCCGCAGGTCCTCGATGATCTCCGCGCGGTCCTCGGGCGGCACGTCCCACCCGAGCTGCTGGACGTACTGCTCGGCGAGCCGGGCGAGCATGTCGCGGACGAACGTCACGCGCGCCTGGTTGTGCGGACGGTTCTGGCGGCGTGCCCGGGCGATCGCGGCGGCGACGTCCTGGGGGCGCACGACGACCGTCCGCCCGTCGACACGGACGCGCGTGGCGCGCTGCGGGACGCGCTGACGCTGCCGGACCGCACGCCGGACGACGCTCGCCATGACGGCGCTGCCCTTGAGGCGCGCGACCTCGGCCGGCTCCGTCCCGCGCGCCTCGACGCCCGGGTAGAGGTCGGCGATCGTCGCGGTGACGACGCCGGTCTCGCCCAGGGACGGCAGCACCTGGTCGATGTAGCGCAGGAAGGTGCGCGTCGGCCCGACCATGAGCACGCCGGAACGTTCCAGGAGCCGGCGGTGCGCGTAGAGCAGGTACGCTGCGCGGTGCAGCGCCACGGCGGTCTTGCCGGTGCCAGGCCCGCCCTGCACGACGAGCGCGCCCGTCAGCGGCGAGCGGATGACCGCGTCCTGCTCGGCCTGGATCGTCGCGACGATGTCGCCCATCCGGCCGGTGCGTGCGGCGCCCAGCGCGGCCAGCAGCGCACCCTCGCCCGAGGCCCCGGCCAGCGACGCCGGGTCGATGCCGGCCTCGGCGAGCGCGTCGAGGTCGAGCACGTCGTCCTCGAGGCCCGTCACACGTCGACCCGCGGTGACCAGGTGGCGGCGTCGCACGACACCGTCGGGGTGCGCAGCCGTCGCCCGGTAGAACGCCTGGGCGGCAGGGGCGCGCCAGTCGGTGAGCAACGACGTCTGCTCCTCGTCGTTCAGCCCGATGCGCCCGATGTACCGGCACTCGCCGTCCCGCAGGTCGAGGCGCCCGAACGCCAGACGGTCCTCCACCGACTCCAGCTGCGCGAGCCTGTCCTCGTACAGCGTCGCGAAGGCGTCGCGCTCGGAGCGGTTCTGGGGCGAGCCCGACGGTCCGGCGCGTCGCACGGCCGCGAGGCGTCGGCGTGACTGCTCGCGGAGCTCGTCGAGACGTCGGTACAGCCCGTCGACGACCTGCTGCTCGCCCTTGAGCTCGCTGTCGATCGATGCCACCGCCCGCACCCCTCCAGGCGCCGGGTCGCACGCCCGGTCGCGACGCCCCGAACGGTCTCGTGGCGCCCCGCCCTCACGGGCGACCGTCCATTATCCGCCGTCGCCACCCGTGCGTGGCACGAAACGACGCGCGCTCAGCAGTACGTCTCCGAACCGCTCCTGCCTTACAGTGCGTCGACACCGACGAAGGGACGGACGTGCACGGCTCTGAGGCGCCCGAGAAGGACGTGCAGTCCGGTGCACCCGGCGACGACGGCAAGCCCCTGCGCATCCTCGTGGTCGAGGACGACGAGGGCGACGCGGTGCTCGTGCGCGAGCACCTCCAGGACGGCGGCCTGTCGCACGAGACGGTGTGGGTGCGCACGGTGGACGAGGCGTTGATGCACCTCGACGCCGACTGCGTCCTGCTCGACCTGGGCCTGCCGGACGCGACGGGGCTCGGCGCCCTGCAGCGCGTGCTCGCGGCGGGCGCACCGCCCGTCGTCGTCCTGACGGGACTGACCGGGACGGACGCCGGCATCGAGGCCGTTGCCGCGGGGGCGCAGGACTTCCTCGTCAAGAGCGACGTCGAGCCCGGTCTGCTGGCCCGGGCCGTGCGGTACGCCGTGCAGCGCCGTCGTCTCGACGACACGGGCCGCGCCCTCTACCGGAGCCTCGTCCGCGCAGCGGAGACGACCCGTCTGGAGCGTGCGCTGCTGCCGACGCCGGCCGTGACGGACGACCGGCTGGAGGTCCGCGTCGGGTACCGCGCGGGCCGTGACGGGCTGCTCGGCGGCGACTTCTACGACGTCGTGG
This window harbors:
- a CDS encoding DUF4956 domain-containing protein; this translates as MDQLVLIGADVAGIALLTWTYFRRHRRRDLVVAFLGVNVGVLAVASTLGSATIGAGLGLGLFGVLSIIRLRSTEIDQREVAYYFAALALGILGALPGPVLWHSLAFMALLLVAVLVADHPRVMRRHQRQELVLDGAVLDRVALVARLEGMLGARVHHVAVQRVDLVNDTTWVDVRYETVPPARRRGHVQTPRETARASTTGAAS
- a CDS encoding HelD family protein, with translation MASIDSELKGEQQVVDGLYRRLDELREQSRRRLAAVRRAGPSGSPQNRSERDAFATLYEDRLAQLESVEDRLAFGRLDLRDGECRYIGRIGLNDEEQTSLLTDWRAPAAQAFYRATAAHPDGVVRRRHLVTAGRRVTGLEDDVLDLDALAEAGIDPASLAGASGEGALLAALGAARTGRMGDIVATIQAEQDAVIRSPLTGALVVQGGPGTGKTAVALHRAAYLLYAHRRLLERSGVLMVGPTRTFLRYIDQVLPSLGETGVVTATIADLYPGVEARGTEPAEVARLKGSAVMASVVRRAVRQRQRVPQRATRVRVDGRTVVVRPQDVAAAIARARRQNRPHNQARVTFVRDMLARLAEQYVQQLGWDVPPEDRAEIIEDLRTTREIRIALNLAWMPLTPQGLLTDLWTKPHRLEAAAPQLSADERAALARPADAPWTPADVPLLDEAAELLGEDDQAARAQARADAERQAAEVEYARQVLRSTGAGDLVSAEALAGRFASTGPSLTTAERAAADRTWTYGHVVVDEAQELSSMAWRALLRRVPTRSLTIVGDVAQTSAPGGTHDWAAMLDPLLRGSWRMAELTVNYRTPAVVAAAARRVALAAGLPVSPQTSARDVPDALTFERVTDAEQLATAAARAADRLAVEVADAAGAGRVAVVATADQAAQVRAALAAAGRAVPVGDVVDLQAPLVVLTPAQSKGLEFDVVVLVEPAQVLAASAGDLYVAMTRPTHALHVLHARDLPEGFVDPS